In Polaromonas sp. JS666, one genomic interval encodes:
- a CDS encoding type IV toxin-antitoxin system AbiEi family antitoxin, with protein MDRTRRHSLIKKLQTSLPRGMPFDLATLERIGVSAQLAAHYAESGWLDRLGQGVYAFAGDTLSAHGAIKLLQTRVVGLHVAGRSALTLQGVRHNLATREALVLWGDVRFALPAWFTSRFPLRYVSARLFNWPDSTLADNSLTTPPGVTDGLRVSVPERAVLELLYEVGTHQGLEEARNLFDGLRNLRKDVLGELLQSCTSVKTVRLFQTWARETSVVDVQALQQQYTLPVGSDKRWITRMKDGNLLSLKPHG; from the coding sequence ATGGATAGAACACGACGACACTCTCTAATCAAGAAGCTCCAGACCAGTCTGCCGCGCGGGATGCCGTTCGATCTGGCCACTCTGGAGCGTATCGGTGTGTCTGCCCAACTCGCGGCCCACTACGCTGAAAGCGGCTGGCTGGACCGGTTGGGCCAGGGCGTTTATGCGTTTGCCGGTGACACCCTGAGCGCGCATGGCGCGATCAAGCTCCTGCAAACCCGTGTCGTTGGCCTGCATGTGGCAGGCAGGAGCGCACTGACGCTTCAGGGCGTGCGCCACAACCTCGCGACGCGCGAGGCTTTGGTGCTGTGGGGTGACGTGCGCTTCGCGCTACCGGCGTGGTTCACCTCCCGATTTCCATTGCGTTACGTGTCGGCCAGGCTGTTCAACTGGCCGGACAGCACACTTGCCGACAACAGTCTGACCACGCCGCCCGGTGTAACGGATGGCTTGCGCGTATCGGTCCCGGAGCGCGCCGTCCTCGAACTGCTTTACGAGGTAGGCACGCATCAGGGATTGGAGGAGGCGCGTAACCTGTTCGATGGTCTACGCAACCTGCGCAAAGATGTTCTGGGCGAGCTGTTGCAGTCCTGTACCAGCGTCAAAACCGTCCGCCTGTTCCAGACCTGGGCACGCGAAACTAGCGTTGTCGATGTGCAAGCCCTGCAACAGCAGTACACGCTGCCCGTCGGCAGCGACAAACGATGGATCACCCGCATGAAAGACGGCAACCTGTTGAGTCTCAAACCTCATGGATAA
- a CDS encoding helix-turn-helix domain-containing protein codes for MRVSSSTSRLPFEAEDVLRALAGRVRVARKARGLTQPDLAAKAGISTNTLLAMEKGTSSVQLGYWLQVLWALDLLSGFAEQVGLLGREAGDVALLEAQLPHRVRGAGTR; via the coding sequence ATGAGAGTTTCTTCTTCCACCAGTCGACTTCCGTTTGAAGCGGAGGATGTGTTGCGCGCGCTCGCCGGCCGCGTTCGTGTAGCCCGGAAAGCGCGCGGCCTGACTCAGCCTGATTTGGCGGCAAAGGCCGGAATCAGCACCAACACCCTGTTGGCTATGGAGAAAGGCACTTCCAGTGTCCAGCTCGGGTACTGGCTCCAAGTTTTGTGGGCCCTTGACCTCTTGAGCGGCTTTGCGGAACAGGTTGGCCTCCTCGGACGAGAAGCCGGGGACGTCGCACTGCTGGAGGCCCAACTTCCCCACCGCGTCCGCGGCGCAGGCACGCGATGA
- a CDS encoding type II toxin-antitoxin system HipA family toxin — MSATEKPVWVWLPGQAQPVHCGTFSLQGGVGTFHYDASYRAREDALSLDPFSLPFTRRVRGAKETRQGGLFGVIRDASPEGFGLALLEQLRGTTLADPMLRLELSEGDSVGAIEVCDDIESKLAFSAPTSEQLLAAIAKLPPERASSQAAREVKGMHGTSLGGERPKLTVLHKGQLWIAKLQDRGDPPHAPLREFVAMRLAAQCGITAAEVEFVQQGEREILLVRRFDRHRDAMGNVFRSLYASAHTVLRLDTQTRGERQRSYVGFSHEIQRWCGLGDVDTREMQRELWRRMAFNALCGNGDDHPRNHGLVYRDGRWGLADAFDIAPYITFSGTLAMAITREGDSAATTVNLLKNCDNFGYEKAEALHYLEQTMQKISTGWGNELAGCGHARDLLPTPSFVWLED; from the coding sequence ATGAGCGCCACAGAAAAGCCGGTTTGGGTGTGGCTACCCGGCCAGGCGCAACCAGTGCATTGCGGCACATTCTCCCTGCAGGGAGGCGTGGGGACTTTTCACTACGACGCATCCTACCGGGCACGTGAAGACGCGCTGTCACTTGACCCATTCAGCTTGCCGTTCACCCGGCGCGTTCGCGGCGCCAAGGAGACCCGTCAAGGGGGTCTATTTGGCGTTATCCGCGACGCGAGCCCTGAGGGCTTCGGCCTGGCGCTGCTTGAGCAGTTGCGTGGCACCACCTTGGCCGACCCCATGCTCCGCCTGGAGCTTTCGGAAGGCGACTCCGTGGGGGCTATTGAGGTGTGCGATGACATTGAGTCCAAGCTGGCGTTTAGCGCGCCTACTTCAGAGCAGTTGCTGGCCGCCATCGCGAAACTGCCGCCCGAGCGCGCCAGCAGCCAGGCTGCGCGGGAGGTGAAGGGGATGCACGGCACCAGCCTGGGCGGGGAGCGCCCCAAACTAACGGTGTTGCACAAAGGGCAACTGTGGATTGCCAAGCTCCAGGACCGCGGCGACCCGCCCCATGCCCCGCTGCGAGAATTCGTTGCAATGCGTCTGGCCGCCCAATGCGGCATCACGGCCGCCGAGGTGGAGTTTGTGCAGCAAGGTGAGCGCGAAATTCTGCTCGTCAGGCGCTTTGACCGGCACAGGGACGCGATGGGCAACGTGTTCCGCAGTCTCTACGCTAGCGCGCATACCGTCCTGCGCCTGGACACTCAGACACGCGGCGAGCGGCAGCGCTCCTACGTGGGTTTTTCGCACGAAATCCAGCGCTGGTGCGGCCTGGGGGACGTGGATACCCGAGAAATGCAACGCGAGCTGTGGCGGCGCATGGCCTTCAATGCTCTCTGCGGAAACGGTGACGACCACCCCCGCAACCACGGCCTGGTTTACCGGGACGGGCGCTGGGGCCTGGCTGACGCCTTTGACATCGCCCCCTACATCACGTTTTCAGGAACACTTGCGATGGCCATTACCCGCGAGGGGGACTCCGCCGCGACCACCGTGAACCTGCTGAAGAACTGCGACAACTTCGGCTACGAGAAAGCCGAGGCCCTTCATTACCTCGAGCAGACCATGCAAAAAATTTCCACCGGGTGGGGCAATGAGCTGGCCGGGTGCGGACACGCACGCGACCTCCTGCCGACTCCATCCTTCGTATGGCTCGAGGACTAG
- a CDS encoding RloB family protein, translating into MGKDNQPKHRQAARNLRRRAAVRQPYERILIVCEGEKTEPQYLNDIRDELRLSTANVQVCQGASGTEPSQIVEYAEDLFLNGDLARGIEACAFDRVVDVLRYGHAGRCDERLCGAPLTSLVTYRWCKNSYNLLILLNWPYKIQK; encoded by the coding sequence ATGGGTAAGGACAACCAACCGAAGCATCGGCAAGCGGCTCGCAACCTTAGACGTCGCGCCGCAGTCCGCCAGCCGTACGAGCGGATCCTTATCGTCTGTGAAGGGGAGAAGACAGAGCCGCAATACCTGAACGATATTCGGGACGAGCTACGTCTCTCGACAGCCAACGTACAGGTGTGCCAGGGCGCGAGCGGCACCGAGCCCTCTCAGATTGTTGAATACGCTGAGGACCTCTTCCTAAATGGCGATCTTGCCCGCGGCATCGAGGCGTGCGCCTTCGATCGCGTAGTGGATGTGCTTCGGTATGGTCACGCTGGGCGTTGCGATGAGCGTCTGTGTGGGGCCCCACTTACGTCGTTGGTGACGTATCGATGGTGTAAAAATTCATATAACTTGTTGATTTTATTGAATTGGCCGTACAAAATACAAAAATAA
- a CDS encoding GSU2403 family nucleotidyltransferase fold protein codes for MDYLPLSDNAARQVIDASTIFEEWRRVERAARAYVGGMYWKRQGEYEYLVKTLPDNRQKRIDPRSAKTEAIFKDFTERKTEIEARLKSLQGALKEAERLNKALKAGRVPSKVVAVLQALEGAGLGEHLRVVGTHALYAYETAAGVRIVQGALATQDVDLLWDAGRRVSFVTTMDKLDKSMLEVLQKAEPSFRRKEGQTETAIDDKGFEVDFLRRQVAEGDPHPFRFTDDEEDLWPVQAERAAVLTSTPLFEHLVISATGRMALMRTIDPAVFVSFKRWMADNAQKRPELKRRRDVRQADIVEALLKEGLLQTQVPTTAPAPEPEQVPNESGTSPAP; via the coding sequence ATGGACTATCTACCGCTTTCAGACAACGCAGCCCGACAAGTCATCGACGCCTCCACCATCTTCGAGGAGTGGCGCCGCGTTGAGAGGGCGGCGCGGGCCTACGTCGGCGGCATGTACTGGAAGCGGCAGGGGGAATATGAGTACCTCGTCAAAACCCTGCCCGACAACCGTCAAAAGCGCATCGACCCACGCTCCGCCAAGACGGAGGCGATTTTCAAGGATTTCACCGAGCGCAAGACCGAGATAGAGGCGCGACTGAAGTCACTGCAAGGCGCCCTGAAGGAGGCCGAGCGATTGAACAAGGCGCTGAAGGCGGGTCGTGTGCCGTCCAAAGTCGTTGCCGTATTGCAGGCTCTTGAGGGTGCGGGTCTGGGTGAACATCTCAGGGTGGTTGGTACCCACGCTCTGTACGCCTATGAGACGGCTGCTGGCGTTCGCATCGTGCAGGGAGCGCTGGCAACGCAGGATGTCGACCTGCTTTGGGATGCCGGGCGGCGCGTGAGCTTTGTCACCACCATGGACAAGCTCGACAAGTCGATGCTCGAGGTGCTGCAAAAGGCCGAACCGAGCTTTCGGCGCAAAGAGGGGCAGACCGAAACAGCGATTGATGATAAGGGGTTCGAGGTGGACTTCCTGCGCCGCCAGGTCGCAGAGGGTGACCCCCACCCGTTTCGTTTCACGGACGACGAGGAGGACTTGTGGCCCGTGCAAGCCGAGCGCGCTGCGGTGCTGACAAGTACGCCCCTGTTTGAGCATCTGGTCATCTCCGCGACGGGGCGCATGGCGCTTATGCGAACCATTGACCCCGCTGTGTTCGTGAGCTTCAAACGCTGGATGGCTGACAACGCGCAGAAAAGGCCAGAGCTAAAGCGGCGACGCGATGTGCGCCAGGCCGATATCGTGGAAGCGCTCTTGAAGGAGGGTCTGCTGCAGACGCAAGTCCCGACCACTGCCCCGGCGCCAGAGCCGGAGCAGGTGCCCAACGAGTCGGGTACAAGTCCAGCGCCATGA
- the yjjJ gene encoding type II toxin-antitoxin system HipA family toxin YjjJ, whose product MTTSEDLLRTLRTWHKLPAKQLLERLGISRATLMRAVRELGSQVVARGRARRTAYAARRALRGSLQALPLYRIDQDGQAHEVAMLYPVYPAGCALDFLESLDWPLDEDMRDGWFEGLPYFLDDMRPQGFLGRHFARRHADLLQVSADPKVWSEDDTLHALTLLGSDTPGNYVLGEPALRQWLAHSQQNALPLESSQVVPAYLLKAEEAMTHGTAGSSAGGEFPKFTAFREVAGKPIHVIVKFSGSDEAPGTVRWSDLLVCEHLALCAVAEHLGLEAAVSRIHQAGGRTFLEVERFDRHGRLGRSPVCSWSALNAALFGFAGKPWPEGGAALLRQGLIDTECLVALQRLWLFGQLIANTDMHDGNLSFRPGLQPAPVYDMLPMGYAPVRGVELPVKEFVPPLPLPAEKDAWLTAAHAAEHFWTAASGDARISKNFRAICSQNASKVRKALYG is encoded by the coding sequence ATGACGACTTCCGAGGACCTGCTCCGAACACTACGAACTTGGCACAAGCTGCCCGCCAAGCAACTGCTTGAGCGGCTTGGCATCAGTCGCGCGACGCTCATGCGCGCAGTTCGTGAGCTTGGCTCGCAGGTAGTTGCTCGCGGGCGGGCGCGCAGGACAGCATACGCTGCCCGCCGTGCGCTGCGCGGCAGTTTGCAGGCGCTGCCGCTCTACCGCATTGACCAGGATGGCCAGGCCCACGAAGTTGCGATGCTGTATCCGGTCTATCCGGCAGGGTGTGCGCTTGACTTTCTTGAGTCGCTTGACTGGCCGTTGGATGAAGACATGCGGGACGGCTGGTTTGAAGGCCTGCCTTACTTTCTGGACGATATGCGCCCACAAGGATTCTTGGGGCGGCACTTTGCTCGACGTCACGCCGACTTGCTCCAAGTCAGCGCGGACCCCAAGGTTTGGTCGGAGGACGACACGCTGCATGCGCTGACGTTGTTAGGCAGTGACACGCCAGGCAACTACGTCCTGGGAGAGCCGGCATTGCGCCAGTGGCTGGCCCATTCTCAACAGAACGCACTTCCCCTGGAATCGAGCCAAGTTGTGCCTGCCTACCTGCTCAAGGCCGAAGAGGCTATGACTCACGGGACTGCGGGCTCCTCGGCAGGAGGAGAGTTCCCGAAGTTCACCGCGTTTCGCGAGGTGGCGGGCAAGCCGATCCACGTCATCGTCAAGTTTTCGGGCTCCGATGAGGCGCCCGGAACTGTGCGCTGGTCTGACCTGCTGGTCTGCGAACACTTGGCCCTGTGCGCCGTCGCCGAGCACCTGGGTCTTGAGGCCGCGGTCAGCCGCATCCATCAGGCGGGCGGGCGAACTTTCCTGGAGGTGGAGCGGTTTGACCGCCATGGCAGGCTCGGGCGCTCGCCCGTCTGCTCTTGGTCAGCCTTGAACGCAGCTCTGTTTGGGTTTGCCGGCAAGCCTTGGCCGGAGGGCGGCGCCGCCCTGCTCAGGCAAGGGCTCATCGACACCGAATGCCTGGTCGCCCTGCAACGACTTTGGTTGTTCGGGCAGCTCATTGCCAACACAGACATGCACGACGGCAACCTGTCGTTCAGGCCCGGGCTTCAACCGGCCCCGGTATATGACATGCTGCCCATGGGGTACGCCCCGGTGCGCGGCGTGGAGCTGCCGGTAAAGGAGTTTGTGCCCCCTCTGCCCCTGCCCGCCGAGAAAGACGCCTGGCTGACGGCTGCCCATGCGGCGGAGCACTTCTGGACAGCAGCAAGCGGCGACGCGCGAATCAGCAAGAACTTCAGAGCAATTTGTAGCCAAAACGCGAGCAAGGTTCGCAAGGCCTTGTACGGCTGA
- a CDS encoding LacI family DNA-binding transcriptional regulator, which produces MSRALVGHPAISESTREKVQSAAVLMGYEAKRPGNKKRNSETRTIGVLLSVTELHNRFLTMLLENIHHDLMDLGYHVMVIMDPMNSTKDMAHLSTFRPIIDGYLDGMILLSVTPTSFMVQELQRLGVPVVLTVRSVDNAAIDVIESDNAYGGAEIMRHLYELGHRRIGLVMGPEASSTSRDRARGALTYLREQGIPPEDSPVMWNAFSYEAGYSCATQMLSNQPQVTAIMAGGDGIALGVLEAARAKNIQVPSQLSIVGFDNIPLSGSRLISLSTIDASAKEMSRVTCRRMVDRIRTGAMTPPTHDILPVQLIRRDTSGPPSL; this is translated from the coding sequence GTGTCACGAGCGCTGGTTGGCCATCCCGCTATCAGCGAGTCCACCCGCGAAAAGGTACAAAGTGCCGCAGTGTTGATGGGGTATGAAGCCAAACGCCCTGGCAACAAAAAGCGCAACTCGGAAACGCGAACCATCGGCGTCCTGCTGAGCGTGACTGAGTTGCATAACCGATTCCTGACCATGCTGCTCGAGAACATCCATCATGACCTGATGGATCTTGGCTACCACGTCATGGTGATCATGGATCCAATGAACTCGACGAAAGACATGGCACACCTGTCGACGTTCAGACCTATCATTGACGGCTACCTCGACGGGATGATCCTGCTGTCGGTGACGCCGACCTCGTTCATGGTCCAAGAGTTGCAGCGTCTGGGCGTGCCGGTTGTACTCACAGTCAGATCGGTGGACAACGCGGCAATCGACGTGATCGAGTCCGACAACGCCTACGGTGGAGCCGAAATCATGCGCCACCTCTATGAACTAGGCCATCGCCGCATTGGCTTGGTAATGGGCCCGGAGGCTTCCTCAACAAGCAGAGATCGCGCTCGTGGGGCGCTCACGTACCTACGGGAACAGGGCATCCCGCCAGAGGATTCACCCGTGATGTGGAACGCTTTTTCTTACGAGGCTGGCTATTCGTGCGCGACCCAGATGCTCTCAAATCAACCTCAAGTCACCGCCATCATGGCCGGAGGCGACGGGATCGCCCTGGGTGTGCTGGAAGCTGCTCGCGCCAAGAACATCCAGGTTCCCTCTCAACTTTCTATCGTTGGCTTCGACAATATCCCGCTGTCGGGTTCCAGGCTCATCAGCCTGTCGACAATCGACGCATCAGCAAAGGAAATGTCGCGCGTCACTTGTCGGCGAATGGTTGACCGTATCCGAACCGGCGCCATGACACCTCCGACCCATGACATCCTGCCGGTGCAACTCATTCGCCGTGACACATCTGGTCCTCCAAGCCTGTGA
- a CDS encoding IS6 family transposase translates to MLDFRKSSINSALRKVLKRFHYPLEVMLTCVRWYVAYPLSLRHIEEMMQERGVFVDHATVHRWTIKMLPVLAAVFRRRKKPVGTSWRMDETYIKVSGQWKYLYRAVDRAGDTVDFLLTAKRDLSAARRALERAINLHDLPEKITIDKSGANTAAIESVKADACVNIQLRQCKYLNNIVEQDHRAIKRITRPMLGFKSFWSARIIIAGIETMHMIRKGQLDCPVGQAMSPADQFYTLAI, encoded by the coding sequence ATGCTTGATTTCCGCAAAAGTTCAATCAACAGCGCCCTGCGCAAGGTCCTCAAACGGTTTCACTATCCCCTGGAAGTGATGCTGACGTGCGTGCGCTGGTATGTGGCCTATCCGTTGAGCCTGCGCCACATAGAGGAGATGATGCAAGAGCGCGGTGTTTTCGTTGACCACGCCACGGTACATCGCTGGACGATCAAGATGTTGCCGGTACTGGCCGCTGTTTTCCGCCGACGCAAGAAGCCTGTGGGAACAAGCTGGCGAATGGATGAGACCTACATCAAGGTGTCCGGCCAGTGGAAATACCTTTACCGCGCTGTTGATCGCGCGGGTGACACAGTCGATTTTTTGCTCACCGCCAAGCGCGACTTGTCAGCCGCCCGTCGCGCTCTGGAGCGCGCCATCAATCTGCACGACTTGCCAGAGAAGATCACCATCGACAAAAGCGGCGCCAACACGGCAGCCATTGAAAGCGTCAAAGCTGACGCCTGCGTCAATATCCAACTACGCCAATGCAAATACTTGAACAACATCGTTGAGCAGGACCACCGGGCCATCAAACGCATTACGCGCCCGATGCTGGGCTTCAAGTCATTCTGGAGTGCTCGAATCATCATCGCTGGCATTGAGACGATGCACATGATCCGCAAAGGGCAGCTTGACTGCCCAGTTGGCCAAGCCATGTCTCCAGCCGATCAGTTTTACACCCTGGCGATCTGA
- a CDS encoding Bug family tripartite tricarboxylate transporter substrate binding protein, whose translation MALVLALVSLCSAAFLLPAGQVWAQEFPSKPIKFIKFIVPFPPGSGTDTSARYFGKKLGELTGQPVVVENRPGANGFIAAKALLSAPADGYIVFVGSNSSLAVNVALFKKLPYDPQTDMAPLTMMMRAPTVLVVPPNSPYKTLADLIGAAKAQPGKFNYAAGSAGYQLMLEALNDSAHLDIRNVPFKGASEALIAIASGSVDMAAASPRATPSGTNARC comes from the coding sequence ATGGCGCTGGTGCTGGCACTGGTCTCTTTGTGCAGCGCTGCCTTCCTGCTGCCCGCTGGTCAGGTCTGGGCGCAGGAGTTTCCATCCAAGCCCATCAAGTTCATCAAGTTCATCGTGCCCTTCCCACCCGGTAGCGGCACCGACACCTCGGCACGCTACTTCGGCAAAAAACTCGGCGAACTGACCGGTCAGCCCGTGGTGGTCGAAAACCGCCCGGGTGCCAACGGCTTTATCGCGGCAAAGGCCTTGCTCAGCGCGCCCGCCGACGGTTACATCGTCTTTGTCGGTAGCAATTCGTCGCTGGCCGTCAACGTGGCCTTGTTCAAGAAGCTGCCCTACGACCCGCAGACCGACATGGCGCCATTGACCATGATGATGCGCGCACCCACCGTGCTCGTGGTGCCGCCCAACTCCCCGTACAAAACCCTGGCTGATCTGATCGGCGCGGCCAAGGCCCAGCCCGGCAAGTTCAACTACGCGGCGGGCTCCGCAGGCTATCAGCTGATGTTGGAGGCATTGAACGATAGCGCGCACCTGGACATCCGCAACGTCCCCTTCAAGGGCGCCTCCGAAGCCTTGATCGCCATCGCCTCGGGAAGCGTGGACATGGCCGCTGCATCGCCGCGCGCCACCCCAAGTGGGACGAACGCCCGCTGCTGA
- the bktB gene encoding beta-ketothiolase BktB, which translates to MSREVVVVSGVRTAIGTYGGSLKDISPTELAAQVVRESLARAGVEGSDVGHVVFGHVVNTEPKDMYLSRVAAINGGCAEGTPAFNVNRLCGSGLQAIISASQSILLGDTDVAIGGGAENMSRGPYASLSARWGARMGDSTMVDMVVGALHDPFQKIHMGVTAENIAAKWGISREEQDAIAVESHNRAQRATEAGYFKDQIVPVMLKSKKGEVAYVTDEHFRAGCTLADMAKLKPVFIKENGTVTAGNASGINDAAAAVVLMEAGTAKARGAKPLARLVAYAHAGVDPQYMGIGPVPATRLALKKAGLTVNDLDVIEANEAFAAQACAVTRELGLDPAKVNPNGSGISLGHPIGATGALITVKALYELQRIGGRYALVTMCIGGGQGIAAIFERM; encoded by the coding sequence ATGTCACGTGAAGTTGTTGTAGTCAGCGGTGTACGCACCGCCATTGGTACCTATGGCGGCAGCCTGAAGGATATTTCCCCCACCGAACTGGCCGCGCAGGTTGTGCGCGAATCACTGGCGCGCGCCGGCGTCGAGGGGAGCGACGTGGGCCATGTGGTGTTTGGCCATGTGGTCAATACCGAGCCCAAAGACATGTACCTGTCGCGCGTCGCCGCCATCAACGGCGGCTGCGCCGAGGGTACGCCGGCGTTCAATGTCAACCGCCTGTGCGGCTCCGGCCTGCAGGCCATCATTTCGGCCAGCCAGTCCATTTTGCTGGGCGATACCGACGTGGCCATCGGCGGCGGCGCCGAGAACATGAGCCGCGGCCCCTATGCCAGCCTGTCGGCGCGCTGGGGCGCCCGCATGGGTGACAGCACGATGGTCGACATGGTGGTGGGCGCGCTGCACGACCCCTTCCAGAAAATTCACATGGGCGTGACCGCCGAGAACATCGCCGCCAAGTGGGGCATCAGCCGTGAAGAGCAGGACGCGATTGCCGTCGAAAGCCACAACCGCGCCCAGCGCGCCACCGAGGCCGGTTACTTCAAGGACCAGATCGTCCCCGTCATGCTGAAAAGCAAAAAGGGCGAGGTGGCCTACGTCACCGACGAGCATTTCCGTGCCGGCTGCACGCTGGCCGACATGGCCAAGCTCAAACCGGTGTTCATCAAGGAAAACGGCACCGTCACCGCCGGCAACGCCTCCGGCATCAACGACGCGGCCGCCGCCGTGGTGCTGATGGAAGCCGGCACCGCCAAGGCCCGCGGCGCCAAGCCGCTGGCCCGCCTGGTGGCCTACGCCCACGCCGGCGTGGACCCCCAGTACATGGGCATTGGCCCGGTGCCCGCCACGCGACTGGCGCTGAAAAAGGCCGGCCTCACGGTGAACGACCTGGACGTGATCGAGGCCAACGAAGCCTTTGCCGCCCAGGCCTGCGCCGTCACGCGCGAGCTGGGGCTGGACCCGGCCAAGGTCAACCCCAACGGCTCGGGCATCTCGCTGGGCCACCCGATTGGCGCCACCGGCGCGCTGATCACGGTGAAAGCCCTGTACGAGCTGCAGCGCATCGGGGGCCGCTACGCGCTGGTAACGATGTGCATAGGCGGCGGTCAGGGCATTGCGGCGATTTTTGAGCGGATGTAA
- the panD gene encoding aspartate 1-decarboxylase, whose amino-acid sequence MFRTLLKSKIHRVAVTHCELHYEGSCAIDEDLLDAANIAENEQIHIWNINNGERFVTYAIKGERGSGMISVNGSAARRAAAGDLIIIAAFAQVHNDQVSAHEPQLVFVDDKNRQTELRHKVPTQRM is encoded by the coding sequence ATGTTCCGAACCCTGCTCAAATCCAAGATCCACCGCGTCGCGGTAACCCACTGCGAGTTGCATTACGAAGGCTCCTGCGCCATCGATGAAGACCTGCTCGACGCGGCCAACATCGCCGAGAACGAGCAAATCCATATCTGGAACATCAACAACGGCGAGCGCTTTGTCACCTATGCGATCAAGGGGGAGCGCGGCTCCGGCATGATTTCGGTCAACGGCTCGGCCGCACGCCGCGCCGCTGCCGGTGATCTGATCATCATCGCGGCCTTTGCCCAGGTGCACAACGACCAGGTGAGCGCACATGAACCCCAACTGGTGTTTGTGGACGACAAGAACCGCCAGACCGAGTTGCGCCACAAGGTGCCAACCCAACGCATGTGA
- the bioF gene encoding 8-amino-7-oxononanoate synthase — translation MLIDHLNRQQLEREAQGLQRQRRIAESPCAPRQWVSQDGQPAREMLAFCSNDYLGLANHPALVEALAEGARQFGAGSGASHLISGHSRAHAALEGDLAAWLAPSIPNAAALYFCTGYLANLALLTALGDASATIFADKLNHASLIDGALLAKATMQRYAHRNLTVLASQLESCTTPIKLIVTDAVFSMDGDLADLPALLALAERFDAWLIVDDAHGFGVLGDQGRGSLSHFGLRSERLIYMGTLGKAAGLGGAFVAAHPSIIDWLVQAARPYIYTTAAPPAVAHALRESLRLISSAEGEQRRAHLQQLIIQLRTQLSALIGAHPTLGWRLADSSTAIQPLIVGDNAAALALMAALDAQGLWVPAIRPPTVPVGTARLRITLSATHSAADVQRLVDGLACAARELP, via the coding sequence ATGCTGATCGACCACTTGAACCGTCAACAGCTTGAGCGCGAGGCCCAAGGGCTACAGCGCCAGCGCCGGATCGCCGAGTCCCCGTGCGCGCCGCGCCAGTGGGTCAGCCAGGACGGCCAGCCGGCGCGCGAAATGCTGGCGTTTTGCAGCAACGACTACCTGGGCCTGGCCAATCACCCGGCCCTGGTCGAGGCGCTGGCGGAAGGTGCGCGGCAATTTGGCGCGGGCAGCGGCGCCTCGCACCTGATCAGCGGTCACTCACGCGCCCATGCCGCGCTGGAGGGCGACTTGGCCGCCTGGCTGGCACCCAGCATTCCCAATGCCGCGGCGCTGTACTTCTGCACCGGCTACCTGGCCAACCTGGCCTTGCTCACCGCGCTGGGCGACGCCAGCGCCACGATCTTCGCCGACAAGCTCAACCATGCGTCGCTGATTGACGGTGCGCTGCTGGCCAAGGCGACTATGCAGCGCTATGCGCACCGCAATCTGACGGTGCTGGCCAGCCAGCTCGAAAGTTGCACGACGCCCATCAAGCTGATCGTGACCGATGCGGTCTTCAGCATGGACGGCGATCTGGCCGACCTGCCGGCGCTGCTGGCGCTGGCGGAGCGTTTTGACGCCTGGCTGATCGTGGATGACGCCCATGGCTTTGGCGTGCTCGGTGATCAGGGGCGGGGCAGCCTGTCGCATTTTGGCCTGCGCAGCGAACGGCTGATCTACATGGGCACCCTGGGCAAAGCGGCGGGCCTGGGCGGCGCTTTTGTCGCGGCCCACCCGAGCATCATCGACTGGCTGGTGCAGGCCGCCCGCCCCTACATCTACACCACCGCCGCCCCACCCGCCGTGGCCCATGCCTTGCGCGAAAGCCTGCGCCTCATCAGCAGCGCCGAGGGCGAGCAGCGGCGCGCGCATCTGCAGCAACTGATCATCCAGCTGCGCACGCAGCTATCCGCCCTGATCGGCGCGCACCCGACCCTGGGTTGGCGGCTGGCGGACTCCAGCACCGCGATTCAGCCACTGATCGTGGGCGACAACGCCGCCGCCCTGGCCCTGATGGCGGCACTCGATGCGCAAGGTCTGTGGGTGCCGGCCATCCGTCCGCCCACGGTGCCGGTGGGCACGGCCCGGCTGCGCATCACGCTCAGCGCCACTCATAGCGCCGCGGATGTGCAGCGCCTGGTCGATGGCCTGGCCTGCGCAGCCCGGGAGTTGCCATGA